The Chloroflexia bacterium SDU3-3 genome includes a region encoding these proteins:
- a CDS encoding beta-lactamase family protein has protein sequence MTTITPALRALLHELVDTGRVPGLALAVQPDDGPIEHVAVGSDAAGQPLTEQSLFIVASITKMATALAVLRLVDRGLLALDDQLSDHLPSALAAQDGVTIRSLLCHTSGLPIDIPPELAPYAPGLTWAALAEAALLTPPEAAPWARVQYSNVGYGLLALVAQERAGLPFADLLAQQVLAPLGIEGYLGVEPPRPVARLADVRGDRARDAELQPFNSPFYRSLALPWAGLVTSPAGALAIVRAFAGFPQGFLGEPLRREAVADQTRGLGGGFQPPLIWHPCPWGLGPELRGAKEPHWTPSAASPASFGHSGASGCVAWHDPERRISWALIGTRTAENGWLLRRGSAVATLLLGQG, from the coding sequence ATGACCACGATCACCCCAGCGCTGCGCGCGCTGCTTCACGAGCTTGTCGACACTGGCCGCGTCCCTGGCCTCGCCCTCGCCGTCCAGCCCGACGACGGCCCGATTGAGCACGTGGCCGTCGGCAGCGACGCCGCAGGCCAGCCGCTCACCGAACAGTCGCTGTTCATCGTTGCCTCCATCACCAAGATGGCCACCGCGCTGGCGGTGCTGCGCCTCGTCGACCGTGGCCTGCTGGCCCTCGACGACCAGCTGTCCGACCACCTGCCCTCGGCCCTGGCCGCGCAGGATGGCGTCACCATCCGCTCGCTGCTCTGCCACACCAGTGGGCTGCCGATCGACATCCCGCCCGAGCTGGCCCCCTATGCCCCCGGCCTCACCTGGGCCGCGCTGGCCGAGGCCGCGCTGCTCACCCCGCCGGAGGCCGCGCCGTGGGCGCGGGTGCAGTACTCCAACGTGGGCTACGGCCTGCTGGCCCTAGTGGCCCAGGAGCGCGCCGGGCTGCCCTTCGCCGACCTGCTGGCCCAGCAGGTGCTTGCGCCGCTGGGCATCGAGGGCTACCTGGGCGTCGAGCCGCCGCGCCCCGTGGCTCGCCTGGCCGACGTGCGCGGCGACCGCGCCCGCGACGCCGAGCTGCAGCCCTTCAACTCGCCGTTCTACCGCTCGCTGGCCCTGCCCTGGGCGGGCCTCGTCACCAGCCCTGCGGGCGCGCTGGCCATCGTCCGCGCCTTTGCGGGCTTCCCGCAGGGCTTCCTGGGCGAGCCGCTGCGCCGCGAGGCCGTGGCCGACCAGACCCGCGGCCTGGGCGGCGGCTTCCAGCCCCCGCTGATCTGGCACCCCTGCCCATGGGGGCTAGGCCCCGAGCTGCGCGGCGCAAAAGAGCCCCACTGGACGCCCAGCGCGGCCTCGCCCGCATCCTTCGGCCACAGCGGCGCGTCGGGCTGCGTGGCCTGGCACGACCCCGAGCGCCGCATCTCGTGGGCGCTGATCGGCACGCGCACCGCCGAGAACGGCTGGCTGCTGCGGCGCGGCAGCGCCGTGGCCACGCTGCTGCTGGGCCAGGGCTAG
- a CDS encoding phospholipase, translated as MSLPIATTGAPLGEAKAAMIMIHGRGASAQSILSLADELPAEGLAYLAPQAAGSVWYPQRFLAPLAANEPHLSNALAAIGDLVRQVGQAGIPAERTYLLGFSQGACLALEYAARNPQRYGGVFGLSGGLIGPEVQAERYSGSLQGTPVLLGCSDVDFHIPLERVHESRDVLAALGGAVEERIYPGMGHTVNLDEVAFIRQVILQGA; from the coding sequence ATGTCGCTACCAATCGCAACCACTGGCGCGCCGCTCGGCGAGGCCAAGGCCGCAATGATCATGATCCACGGGCGGGGGGCCAGCGCCCAGAGCATCCTCTCGCTGGCCGACGAGCTACCCGCCGAGGGGCTGGCCTACCTCGCGCCGCAGGCGGCGGGCAGCGTGTGGTACCCGCAGCGCTTCCTGGCCCCGCTGGCCGCCAACGAGCCGCACCTGAGCAACGCGCTGGCCGCCATCGGCGACCTGGTGCGCCAGGTGGGCCAGGCGGGCATCCCCGCCGAGCGCACTTACCTGCTGGGCTTCTCGCAGGGGGCCTGCCTGGCGCTCGAGTATGCGGCGCGCAACCCGCAGCGCTACGGCGGCGTGTTCGGCCTGAGCGGCGGCCTGATCGGGCCAGAGGTGCAGGCCGAGCGCTACAGCGGCTCGCTGCAGGGCACGCCGGTGCTGCTGGGCTGCAGCGATGTCGACTTCCACATCCCGCTGGAGCGCGTGCACGAGTCGCGCGACGTGCTGGCCGCCCTCGGCGGCGCGGTGGAGGAGCGGATCTACCCCGGCATGGGCCACACCGTCAACCTTGATGAGGTCGCGTTCATCCGCCAGGTGATCTTGCAGGGGGCGTAG
- a CDS encoding ring-cleaving dioxygenase codes for MKRPASAEHMRAEVERHAAVHAAVHAGLLCCWQTCCAHQRGGRQAMTILGIHHVTLVCASAQRTLLFYTWVLGMRLVKQTVSVDAPGTYQLYFGDAQATPGRMIAFLEWPKVPCGTRGIGGIRRLGLATPAGALDALEQRLRSFGVPSERRGQALDLRDPDGVELTIYAEGGEAPPGSPPPIWLGQITAMCSSLGATARFMGEVLGVPPSAAAHAGSQSFLGGGSGPQLAYLEDRQCATPRAQVGGGQSHHLSLAVPDEVALIEWRERLIRAGLHASPIIDRFYFKSLYTHDPDGLVIELATSAPGLAVDEPPEQLGHALMLPPWLEPQRAMIERVLPPLKPVC; via the coding sequence ATGAAACGCCCAGCTTCAGCCGAGCACATGCGGGCAGAAGTGGAGCGTCACGCCGCTGTTCACGCCGCTGTTCACGCTGGCCTGCTATGCTGCTGGCAGACATGCTGCGCACACCAGCGCGGCGGGAGGCAGGCTATGACTATTCTTGGGATACACCATGTGACCCTGGTGTGCGCCAGCGCGCAGCGCACGCTGCTGTTCTACACCTGGGTGCTGGGCATGCGCCTGGTAAAGCAGACCGTGAGCGTCGATGCGCCCGGCACCTACCAGCTGTACTTTGGCGATGCGCAGGCCACCCCAGGGCGCATGATCGCGTTTCTAGAGTGGCCCAAGGTGCCGTGCGGCACGCGCGGCATCGGCGGCATACGGCGGCTGGGGCTGGCCACACCGGCGGGCGCGCTGGATGCCTTGGAGCAGCGGCTGCGCAGCTTTGGGGTGCCGTCCGAGCGGCGCGGCCAGGCGCTCGACCTACGCGACCCCGATGGCGTGGAGCTGACGATCTACGCCGAGGGCGGCGAGGCCCCGCCCGGCAGCCCGCCGCCCATCTGGCTGGGCCAGATCACCGCGATGTGCAGCAGCCTGGGCGCGACCGCCCGGTTCATGGGCGAGGTGCTGGGCGTGCCACCCTCGGCGGCGGCACATGCGGGATCGCAGAGCTTTCTGGGCGGCGGGTCTGGCCCGCAGCTGGCGTATCTGGAGGACCGCCAGTGCGCCACGCCGCGCGCCCAGGTGGGCGGCGGCCAGTCGCACCACCTGAGCCTGGCCGTGCCCGACGAGGTGGCCCTGATCGAGTGGCGCGAGCGCCTGATCCGCGCGGGACTGCACGCCTCGCCGATCATCGACCGTTTCTACTTCAAGTCGCTCTACACCCACGACCCCGATGGCCTCGTGATCGAGCTGGCCACCAGCGCGCCGGGGCTGGCCGTCGACGAGCCGCCCGAGCAGCTGGGCCACGCGCTGATGCTGCCGCCCTGGCTGGAGCCGCAGCGCGCCATGATCGAGCGCGTGCTGCCGCCGCTGAAACCTGTCTGCTAG
- a CDS encoding cytochrome c3 family protein, translating to MAQIFPRNANTIAKSSLVVAVVLLPVLIITAVWFFVWSDWSRHVGAQYAPGQPVPYSHQLHLTYKMQCLYCHNRIEESPYANLPATETCMSCHSVVKTDSANLKPVRDSWETNTPIQWNKVHDLPDFVYFNHSIHVAKGVGCSTCHGDVAEMGATGAWKVQGLFMGWCLNCHRNPEQFVRPQDQIYNTKWEAPENQIEVGLELKKLYGIRTASELTNCAICHR from the coding sequence ATGGCGCAAATTTTTCCTCGGAACGCAAACACGATCGCGAAATCCAGCCTGGTGGTGGCGGTGGTCCTGCTGCCAGTGCTGATCATCACGGCGGTTTGGTTCTTTGTATGGTCCGACTGGTCGCGCCATGTTGGCGCACAGTACGCGCCGGGCCAGCCTGTGCCCTACAGCCATCAGCTGCACCTCACCTACAAGATGCAGTGCCTGTATTGCCACAACCGCATCGAAGAATCGCCCTACGCGAATCTTCCGGCCACCGAGACCTGCATGTCGTGCCACTCGGTGGTGAAGACCGACAGCGCGAACCTGAAGCCGGTGCGCGATAGCTGGGAGACGAACACGCCCATCCAGTGGAACAAGGTGCACGATCTGCCCGACTTTGTGTACTTCAACCACAGCATCCACGTGGCCAAGGGCGTCGGCTGCTCCACATGCCACGGTGATGTGGCCGAGATGGGCGCGACCGGCGCGTGGAAGGTGCAGGGCCTGTTCATGGGCTGGTGCCTCAACTGCCACCGCAACCCCGAGCAGTTCGTCCGCCCGCAGGATCAGATCTACAACACCAAATGGGAAGCGCCTGAGAATCAGATCGAGGTCGGCCTAGAGCTGAAGAAGCTCTACGGCATCCGCACGGCCAGCGAGCTGACCAACTGTGCCATCTGCCACCGATAA
- a CDS encoding 4Fe-4S dicluster domain-containing protein, with protein MSKKPLDLQAVREILAAKQSQPYWRSLEQLADTEGFQDLMAREFPRHASEMRDPATRRNFLKLMGASLAMAGLSGCSLRQPQEKIVPYVRLPEQVIPGKPLFFASAHTFQGYAQGVLVESHEGRPTKIEGNEQHPASQGKTDLFMQAALLQMYDPDRSQKVKSGGADKTWADFTAALGPALASANGAIRLLTGTITSPTLASQIQQFLSANTGARWYVYDPVGFDNTRAGAQLAFGQNVNTIYDFTKANVVLALDADFFAYGPANVRYQRDFMSRRVIRTEDAASVTMNRLYIAEPTFSITGTNADHRLPLRAAHVGELARSVAAALGVAGATPGTLPEKVGAIDVAAWVKAVAEDLQANRGAAVVVAGEGQPAEIHALAHAINAAIGAVGSTVRYTAPVDVLPIQPGTLADLVGEMNSDAVKALVMIEANPVYNAPADLKFAEALAKVPFSVHYGLYNDETAEKTTWHLPSTHYLEHWSDARAFDGTTSIVQPLIAPLYGSKSPHELLAALNGQPDAKGYDLVQQTYAASASSTFNDFWQTSLNAGVVANTAAAAITPTLASGASFGSAAKLGEYELVIQPDTKVWDGAFANLGWLQELPHSISKVAWDNVAYVGISTAQKLGVQTGDVLRVTAGGGTVDAPVWVQPGTAEGVIALQLGYGRTKAGIVGTLNGSPVGYNAYAVRTSAAPYFTADVQLAKTGGTYEIASTQDHHAIDTKAGTDTQSDAAVRREIVHNITLAEYKAKPNLLHGEEEHFSLYPKRQFNGYAWGMAIDLNICTGCNACVVACDAENNIAVVGKTEVLRGREMQWIRIDRYYTGSLDTPEVVHQPMACQQCENAPCEVVCPVGATVHDSEGINNMVYNRCVGTKYCSNNCPFKVRRFNFLQYNDMLYKFDMDSLKLMRNPDVTVRVKGVMEKCTYCIQRINEVRQDKERLNDTIKDGEVISACQQACPTDAITFGNLNDAESKVSQIKRLPLSYRLLDELNVQTRTSYMAQVKNPNPALQEA; from the coding sequence ATGAGCAAGAAACCACTTGACCTCCAAGCCGTGCGCGAGATCTTGGCTGCGAAGCAGAGCCAGCCATACTGGCGCAGCCTTGAGCAGCTGGCAGACACCGAGGGGTTCCAGGATCTGATGGCCCGCGAGTTTCCCCGCCACGCATCCGAGATGCGCGACCCGGCGACGCGGCGCAACTTCCTGAAGCTGATGGGTGCATCACTGGCTATGGCCGGTCTCTCGGGGTGTTCGCTGCGCCAGCCGCAGGAAAAGATTGTTCCGTACGTGCGCCTGCCCGAGCAGGTGATCCCGGGCAAGCCGCTGTTCTTCGCCTCGGCCCACACCTTCCAGGGCTACGCCCAGGGCGTGCTGGTCGAGAGCCACGAGGGCCGCCCGACGAAGATCGAGGGCAACGAGCAGCACCCCGCCAGCCAGGGCAAGACCGACCTGTTCATGCAGGCCGCCCTGCTGCAGATGTACGACCCCGACCGCTCGCAGAAGGTGAAAAGCGGCGGCGCGGACAAGACATGGGCCGACTTCACGGCGGCGCTCGGCCCGGCGCTGGCCAGCGCCAATGGTGCCATCCGCCTGCTGACCGGCACGATCACCTCGCCCACGCTGGCCTCGCAGATCCAGCAGTTCCTGAGCGCCAACACCGGCGCGCGCTGGTATGTGTACGACCCGGTGGGCTTCGACAACACCCGCGCCGGGGCGCAGCTGGCGTTCGGCCAGAACGTCAACACCATCTACGACTTCACCAAGGCCAACGTGGTGCTGGCGCTGGATGCCGACTTCTTCGCCTACGGCCCGGCCAACGTGCGCTACCAGCGCGATTTCATGAGCCGCCGCGTCATCCGCACCGAGGACGCCGCCAGCGTGACCATGAACCGGCTCTATATCGCCGAGCCGACGTTCTCGATCACGGGCACCAACGCTGACCACCGCCTGCCCCTGCGCGCGGCCCACGTGGGCGAGCTGGCTCGCTCGGTGGCTGCGGCGCTGGGCGTGGCGGGCGCGACGCCCGGCACCCTGCCCGAGAAGGTGGGCGCGATCGACGTGGCCGCCTGGGTGAAGGCCGTGGCCGAGGATCTGCAGGCCAACCGCGGCGCCGCCGTGGTGGTGGCGGGCGAGGGCCAGCCAGCCGAGATCCACGCCCTGGCCCATGCGATCAACGCGGCCATCGGCGCGGTCGGCTCGACGGTGCGCTACACCGCCCCGGTCGATGTGCTGCCCATCCAGCCCGGCACCCTGGCCGACCTAGTGGGCGAGATGAACAGCGACGCGGTGAAGGCCCTGGTGATGATCGAGGCCAACCCGGTCTACAACGCCCCCGCCGATCTGAAGTTCGCCGAGGCGCTGGCCAAGGTGCCCTTCTCGGTGCACTACGGCCTCTACAACGACGAGACCGCCGAGAAGACCACCTGGCACCTGCCCTCGACCCACTACCTGGAGCACTGGAGCGATGCGCGCGCCTTCGATGGCACCACCTCGATCGTGCAGCCGCTGATCGCCCCGCTCTACGGCAGCAAGTCGCCGCACGAGCTGCTGGCGGCGCTCAATGGCCAGCCCGATGCCAAGGGCTACGACCTGGTGCAGCAGACCTACGCCGCCAGCGCCAGCAGCACCTTCAACGATTTCTGGCAGACCTCGCTGAACGCGGGTGTGGTGGCCAACACCGCCGCCGCCGCGATCACGCCGACGCTGGCCAGCGGCGCGAGCTTCGGCAGCGCGGCCAAGCTGGGCGAGTACGAGCTGGTCATCCAGCCCGATACCAAGGTCTGGGATGGCGCGTTCGCCAACCTGGGCTGGCTGCAGGAGCTGCCCCACAGCATCAGCAAGGTGGCCTGGGACAACGTGGCCTACGTCGGCATCTCCACCGCCCAGAAGCTGGGCGTGCAGACCGGCGACGTGCTGCGGGTGACGGCTGGCGGCGGCACGGTGGATGCGCCCGTGTGGGTGCAGCCCGGCACCGCCGAGGGCGTGATCGCGCTGCAGCTGGGCTATGGCCGCACCAAGGCGGGTATCGTGGGCACGCTGAACGGCAGCCCCGTGGGCTACAACGCCTATGCCGTGCGCACCAGCGCCGCGCCCTACTTCACCGCCGACGTGCAGCTGGCCAAGACCGGCGGCACCTACGAGATCGCCTCGACCCAAGACCACCACGCGATCGACACCAAGGCTGGCACCGATACCCAGTCCGACGCGGCGGTGCGGCGCGAGATCGTGCACAACATCACGCTGGCCGAGTACAAGGCCAAGCCCAACCTGCTGCACGGCGAGGAGGAGCACTTCTCGCTCTACCCCAAGCGCCAGTTCAATGGCTACGCCTGGGGCATGGCGATCGACCTGAACATCTGCACCGGCTGCAACGCCTGCGTGGTGGCCTGCGACGCCGAGAATAACATCGCAGTGGTGGGCAAGACCGAGGTGCTGCGCGGGCGCGAGATGCAGTGGATCCGCATCGACCGCTACTACACCGGCAGCCTCGACACGCCCGAGGTGGTGCACCAGCCCATGGCCTGCCAGCAGTGCGAGAACGCACCCTGCGAGGTGGTCTGCCCCGTCGGCGCGACGGTGCACGACAGCGAGGGCATCAACAACATGGTGTACAACCGCTGCGTCGGCACCAAGTACTGCTCGAACAACTGCCCCTTCAAGGTGCGCCGCTTTAACTTCCTGCAGTACAACGACATGCTCTACAAGTTCGACATGGATAGCCTGAAGCTGATGCGCAACCCCGACGTGACTGTCCGCGTCAAGGGTGTGATGGAGAAGTGCACCTACTGCATCCAGCGCATCAACGAGGTTCGCCAGGACAAAGAGCGCCTCAACGACACCATCAAGGATGGCGAGGTGATCTCGGCCTGCCAGCAGGCCTGCCCGACCGACGCCATCACCTTCGGCAACCTGAACGATGCCGAGAGCAAGGTGTCGCAGATCAAGCGCCTGCCGCTGAGCTACCGCCTGCTGGATGAGCTGAATGTGCAGACCCGCACCAGCTACATGGCGCAGGTCAAGAACCCCAACCCGGCCCTGCAGGAAGCCTAG
- a CDS encoding hydrogenase encodes MAQSLKRPARGPADPNALLGPELTYTDVSQKLADIPLTAPKKTPLGWMFGFAIAIILLMVFFTAVTWLLIEGVGVWGINIPAGWGMDIINFVWWIGIGHAGTLISAILLLLRQRWRTSINRFAEAMTLFAVACAGMYPILHLGRPWVLYWMLPYPSSLGMWPQFQSPLEWDVFAISTYATVSLLFWLVGLIPDIATMRDRTTNPIMRFIWGLAALGWRGSAKHWHRYELASLLLAGLSTPLVVSVHTIVSFDFAVGQLPGWHATIFPPYFVAGAVFAGFAMVMLLMIPVRKWYGLEQYITMKHFDLMAKVTLATGMIVTFGYAMEAFFAWFSGNEYEGFLLNMRLNGPYAWSYFALLFCNFLVPQLFWFKRCRQSIPVLLFVSLVVSIGMWLERFVIIVVSLTRDFIPSSWGYYNPTIWDWLLYLGTFGLFFTLLFLFIRILPMISIFEMRMLVHEENAGHHGEAHGAGAGTGPQPAAAD; translated from the coding sequence ATGGCGCAATCTCTCAAACGCCCGGCTCGGGGGCCAGCCGACCCCAATGCGCTGCTTGGGCCGGAGCTAACCTATACCGATGTCTCGCAGAAGCTGGCGGACATCCCGCTGACCGCGCCGAAGAAGACCCCGCTAGGCTGGATGTTCGGCTTTGCGATCGCCATCATCCTGCTGATGGTCTTCTTCACCGCCGTCACCTGGCTGCTGATCGAGGGCGTGGGTGTCTGGGGTATCAATATCCCGGCTGGCTGGGGTATGGATATCATCAACTTCGTGTGGTGGATCGGCATCGGCCACGCGGGAACCCTGATCTCGGCCATCCTGCTGCTGCTGCGGCAGCGCTGGCGCACCTCGATCAACCGCTTCGCCGAGGCGATGACGCTGTTCGCGGTGGCCTGCGCCGGCATGTACCCCATCCTGCACCTTGGCCGCCCGTGGGTGCTCTACTGGATGCTGCCCTACCCCTCGTCGCTGGGCATGTGGCCGCAGTTCCAGAGCCCGCTGGAGTGGGACGTGTTCGCGATCTCGACGTATGCGACCGTCTCGCTGCTGTTCTGGCTGGTGGGCCTCATCCCCGACATCGCCACCATGCGCGACCGCACCACCAACCCGATCATGCGCTTCATCTGGGGCCTGGCGGCGCTGGGCTGGCGCGGCTCGGCCAAGCACTGGCACCGCTACGAGCTGGCCTCGCTGCTGCTGGCGGGCCTCTCCACGCCGCTGGTGGTCTCGGTGCACACCATCGTGTCGTTCGACTTCGCCGTGGGCCAGCTGCCCGGCTGGCACGCCACGATCTTCCCGCCCTACTTCGTGGCGGGCGCGGTGTTCGCCGGGTTCGCTATGGTGATGCTGCTGATGATCCCGGTGCGCAAGTGGTACGGCCTTGAGCAGTACATCACCATGAAGCACTTCGACCTGATGGCCAAGGTGACCCTGGCCACCGGCATGATCGTGACGTTCGGCTACGCGATGGAGGCCTTCTTCGCGTGGTTCAGCGGCAACGAGTACGAGGGCTTCCTACTGAACATGCGCCTGAACGGCCCCTACGCCTGGTCGTACTTCGCGCTGCTCTTCTGCAACTTCCTAGTGCCGCAGCTGTTCTGGTTCAAGCGCTGCCGCCAGAGCATCCCGGTGCTGCTGTTTGTCTCGCTGGTGGTGAGCATCGGCATGTGGCTGGAGCGCTTTGTGATCATCGTGGTCAGCCTCACGCGCGATTTCATCCCCTCATCCTGGGGCTACTACAACCCCACGATCTGGGACTGGCTGCTGTACCTCGGCACCTTCGGCCTGTTCTTCACGCTGCTGTTCCTGTTCATCCGCATCCTGCCGATGATCTCGATCTTCGAGATGCGCATGCTGGTGCACGAGGAGAACGCAGGCCACCATGGCGAGGCGCACGGCGCAGGCGCGGGCACCGGCCCGCAGCCAGCGGCGGCAGATTAG
- a CDS encoding DUF3341 domain-containing protein: protein MQNIFRRGAARPAPAAAAPAPLYGLVGEFRDADALLHAAEAAEHAGYTKLDAFSPFPIEELAEAVGHKKDRLPAVVLTGGLTGAVFGFGLQWLTQVIDYPLVVFGRPPFAWPAYIPITFECTILFAAFSAVFGMVLMNGLPQPYHPMFNAPDFERASQDKFFLVIEARDPKFDLQKTRAFLSSQHAIAINEVQQ, encoded by the coding sequence ATGCAGAATATCTTTCGTCGCGGCGCTGCCCGCCCTGCCCCCGCCGCCGCCGCACCGGCCCCGCTGTATGGCCTGGTCGGCGAGTTTCGCGATGCCGACGCCCTGCTGCACGCCGCCGAGGCCGCCGAGCACGCGGGCTACACCAAGCTCGACGCCTTCTCGCCGTTCCCGATCGAGGAGCTGGCCGAGGCCGTGGGCCACAAGAAGGACCGCCTGCCCGCCGTGGTGCTGACCGGCGGCCTGACGGGTGCGGTGTTTGGCTTTGGGCTGCAGTGGCTCACCCAGGTGATCGACTACCCGCTGGTGGTGTTTGGCCGCCCGCCCTTCGCGTGGCCGGCCTACATCCCGATCACCTTCGAGTGCACCATCCTGTTTGCCGCCTTCTCGGCGGTGTTCGGCATGGTGCTGATGAACGGCCTGCCCCAGCCCTACCACCCGATGTTCAACGCGCCCGACTTCGAGCGGGCCTCGCAGGATAAGTTCTTCCTGGTGATCGAGGCGCGCGACCCGAAGTTCGACCTGCAGAAGACGCGGGCCTTCCTGAGCAGCCAACACGCGATCGCGATCAACGAGGTTCAACAGTAA
- a CDS encoding cytochrome c: MERKHTSRLARVLRGAFFPLCLVATVACGHLDMYDQAKYNPYEESTGIFSVANGGDGAASRPLVDNTFARGQMLASDPMNSGKDASGAFIASPISVNDGVLARGKQRYGIYCVPCHGDLGNGKGFTLSYFKTAGKETPSFYSDALVGQPDGYYFDVITHGKGLMYSYASRVHPADRWAIIAYIRSLQANPPKGAIPATPTPKADATAAPAATAEASATAAPAATAAP, from the coding sequence ATGGAGCGAAAGCATACATCGCGGCTGGCGCGTGTGCTGCGGGGCGCATTCTTCCCTCTCTGCCTTGTGGCGACGGTTGCGTGCGGCCACCTGGACATGTACGACCAGGCCAAATATAACCCCTATGAGGAGAGCACGGGCATCTTCTCGGTGGCCAACGGCGGCGATGGCGCGGCCTCGCGACCGCTGGTCGATAACACCTTCGCCCGTGGCCAGATGCTCGCATCCGACCCCATGAACTCGGGCAAGGATGCCAGCGGCGCGTTTATCGCCAGCCCGATCTCGGTGAACGATGGCGTGCTGGCGCGTGGCAAACAGCGCTACGGCATCTACTGCGTGCCCTGCCACGGCGACCTGGGCAACGGCAAGGGCTTCACCCTGAGCTACTTCAAGACGGCGGGCAAAGAGACGCCCTCGTTCTATAGCGATGCGCTGGTGGGCCAGCCCGATGGCTACTACTTCGATGTCATCACCCACGGCAAGGGCCTGATGTACTCGTACGCCTCGCGCGTGCACCCCGCCGACCGCTGGGCGATCATCGCCTACATCCGCTCGCTGCAGGCCAACCCGCCCAAGGGGGCTATCCCGGCCACGCCCACGCCCAAGGCGGATGCGACGGCGGCCCCTGCGGCCACGGCGGAGGCATCGGCTACGGCGGCCCCTGCGGCTACGGCTGCACCCTAA
- a CDS encoding metal-sulfur cluster assembly factor, translating into MITEDMVRTALKNVVDPEIGLDVVSLGLVYNVDIADEGKTVSVDMTLTTPACPAGPQIVDQARREVVALQEIYKDLENVNINLVWTPFWNPSMMSEDAREELGFF; encoded by the coding sequence ATTATCACTGAGGATATGGTGCGCACCGCGCTCAAGAATGTTGTCGACCCCGAGATTGGCCTGGATGTGGTGAGCCTCGGCCTTGTCTACAACGTGGATATAGCCGACGAGGGCAAGACGGTCTCGGTGGACATGACGCTCACCACTCCGGCATGCCCGGCTGGCCCGCAGATCGTCGACCAGGCGCGCCGGGAGGTTGTGGCCCTGCAGGAGATCTACAAGGATCTGGAGAACGTGAACATCAATCTGGTCTGGACGCCGTTCTGGAACCCGTCGATGATGTCGGAGGATGCCCGCGAGGAGCTGGGCTTCTTCTAG
- a CDS encoding dual specificity protein phosphatase family protein → MIRPWLAIGSYRDTLNRVRLGQRQIGALLQFAERTSYPHIDYLFLPIKDGEPVAREVLTQGVGFVRAAHGRGLNVMVACGAGISRSATFATAALHEIEGIDLLSAWQAIHRARPITLPHPLLWESLCAYYGHPIPIAQMLRSARYG, encoded by the coding sequence ATGATCCGGCCATGGCTCGCCATCGGCAGCTACCGCGACACGCTCAACAGAGTGCGGCTAGGCCAGCGCCAGATCGGCGCGCTGCTGCAGTTTGCCGAGCGCACTAGCTACCCGCATATCGACTACCTCTTCCTGCCGATCAAGGATGGCGAGCCGGTGGCGCGCGAGGTGCTCACGCAGGGGGTAGGGTTTGTGCGCGCTGCCCATGGGCGGGGGCTGAACGTTATGGTGGCGTGTGGGGCGGGAATCAGCCGCTCGGCAACCTTCGCCACGGCGGCGCTGCACGAAATCGAAGGCATCGACCTGCTCTCTGCCTGGCAAGCCATCCACCGCGCCCGCCCGATCACGCTGCCCCACCCGCTGCTGTGGGAATCGCTCTGCGCCTACTATGGCCATCCCATCCCAATCGCGCAGATGCTGCGCAGCGCCAGGTACGGCTAG